In Sphaeramia orbicularis chromosome 3, fSphaOr1.1, whole genome shotgun sequence, a genomic segment contains:
- the LOC115413558 gene encoding cytochrome P450 2K1-like yields MSLLEPFASVLFSSPTTLLGAFAVLLFLYLVSSNFTSQQVGKEPPGPRSLPLLGNLLQLDLKRPYRTLCEISKEYGSVFTIYLGIKKVVVLAGYKTVKEALVNYAEEFGVREISPIFYDINQGHGIVFANGESWKEMRRFAITTLKDFGMGKRVAEDKIIEECSYLIQMFEKHQGKPFETTCPLNYATSNIISSIVYGKRFEYDDPTFTNMVGRANESIRLAGSKSIQLYNMFPQLAGWIKDRKQMLKNLEINVKDVKHLVMALQETLNPDICRGFVDCFLIRKQKEEDSHVKDTHFTEKNMIFSVTNLFGAGTDTTAATLKWALLFMAKYPQIQDQVHEELNRVVGSRQVHVNDRKNLPYTDAVIHETQRMANIVPLSLPHKTSQDVTFQGYFIKKGTTVIPLLASVLYDENEWESPHTFNPSHFLDDEGKFIKSDAFLPFSAGRRACLGESLAKMELFLFFTSLLQHFQFTPPPGVREDELDLTPALGLTLSPSHHELCAIIRH; encoded by the exons ATGTCTCTGTTGGAGCCTTTTGCGTCCGTCCTCTTTTCCAGTCCCACCACACTGTTGGGGGCTTTCGCTGTGTTGCTCTTCCTTTACCTTGTTTCCAGTAACTTCACCTCTCAGCAAGTTGGGAAGGAGCCTCCGGGACCTAGGTCTCTGCCTCTGCTTGGAAACCTGTTGCAGCTTGATCTCAAGAGACCTTACAGGACCTTATGTGAG ATTTCTAAAGAATATGGATCTGTATTCACAATTTACTTGGGAATCAAAAAAGTAGTGGTGCTGGCTGGATACAAGACAGTCAAAGAGGCTCTGGTCAACTATGCAGAAGAGTTTGGGGTCCGAGAAATCTCACCTATTTTTTATGATATAAATCAGGGTCATG GGATTGTTTTTGCCAATGGAGAATCATGGAAAGAGATGAGAAGATTTGCCATCACCACTCTGAAAGACTTTGGAATGGGCAAAAGAGTAGCAGAGGATAAAATCATAGAGGAATGCAGCTACCTGATCCAAATGTTTGAAAAGCACCAAG GGAAACCTTTTGAAACAACATGCCCCTTAAACTATGCAACGTCCAACATCATCTCATCCATTGTGTACGGAAAAAGATTTGAGTACGATGACCCCACATTCACAAATATGGTGGGGAGAGCCAATGAGTCGATCCGCCTCGCTGGGTCGAAATCCATCCAG CTCTACAACATGTTTCCCCAGTTGGCCGGTTGGATAAAAGATCGGAAACAGATGTTGAAAAATCTTGAGATAAATGTTAAAGATGTCAAACATTTAGTGATGGCTCTACAAGAGACCTTGAACCCTGACATATGCCGTGGGTTTGTGGACTGTTTTCTGATTCGGAAGCAGAAAGAGGAG GACTCACATGTTAAGGACACACACTTCACTGAAAAGAACATGATATTTTCAGTGACCAACCTGTTTGGTGCTGGTACCGACACCACTGCAGCTACACTCAAATGGGCTTTACTGTTCATGGCTAAATATCCACAAATACAGG ATCAGGTCCATGAGGAGCTCAACAGAGTGGTAGGGAGTCGTCAAGTTCATGTAAATGATCGGAAAAACCTGCCCTATACTGACGCTGTCATCCATGAGACTCAGAGAATGGCAAACATCGTACCCCTGTCCCTTCCTCACAAAACCAGCCAAGACGTCACTTTCCAAGGCTACTTTATCAAAAAG GGGACCACTGTGATTCCTCTTCTTGCTTCTGTCCTGTATGATGAGAATGAATGGGAGAGCCCACACACTTTTAACCCCTCTCACTTCCTGGATGACGAGGGTAAATTTATCAAGAGTGATGCTTTCCTGCCCTTTTCTGCAG GTCGCAGGGCGTGTCTCGGAGAGAGTCTGGCCAAAATGGAGCTGTTCCTCTTCTTTACTTCGCTCCTGCAGCACTTTCAGTTCACCCCTCCACCTGGAGTGAGAGAAGATGAGCTGGATCTGACTCCAGCTCTTGGTCTGACCCTCTCTCCTTCACATCATGAATTATGCGCTATCATTCGCCATTGA